Proteins from one Staphylococcus saprophyticus subsp. saprophyticus ATCC 15305 = NCTC 7292 genomic window:
- a CDS encoding ATP-grasp domain-containing protein, translating into MTEYLLLLGADQFLREHAYAGGKAIGDFQIWTAIQNAKYKYNAYFDFCIDANPLSYEEIKKEIAYYQIQGYEPKSIVPLNDWTLEVANQLNRDYGLPYLEPKVIKACRNKHIMKSLFEKANIPTAKSIQFNDATELKECIKEFTFPVIIKPMDFGGSDGVYLANNEKECMDAYRKSKQIMETYADTFHVSKNKFLIETFIDSHDEVSVEVLCGHHFYEVITVTEKYLSPRPWFTEMGHLVPSHRYKNEDIKNLAIRTCQTLGITRGVAHVEIKIKGDQLYVIEAAARPGGDAIMDLVENAYDMNPYQLHISMYINNKVKSADIFTPKRTSAIAFMKAKKGKIQNINYPDIANDSEIKKVNLLKGIGDNVTDPENWSSREGLV; encoded by the coding sequence ATGACAGAATATCTATTGTTATTAGGTGCAGATCAGTTTTTAAGAGAACATGCTTACGCTGGTGGCAAAGCAATCGGTGATTTTCAAATATGGACAGCAATTCAAAATGCAAAATATAAGTACAATGCGTATTTTGATTTTTGCATTGATGCCAATCCTTTAAGCTATGAAGAGATAAAGAAAGAGATAGCATATTATCAAATTCAGGGGTACGAACCAAAAAGCATCGTCCCCTTAAATGATTGGACATTAGAAGTAGCTAATCAATTAAATCGAGACTACGGTTTGCCTTACCTTGAACCAAAGGTTATTAAAGCTTGCAGAAACAAGCACATCATGAAATCCTTATTTGAAAAAGCAAACATTCCTACAGCAAAGTCGATACAATTTAATGATGCAACAGAATTGAAAGAATGTATCAAAGAATTTACTTTCCCAGTAATTATAAAACCAATGGATTTTGGAGGCAGTGATGGGGTTTACTTAGCAAATAACGAAAAAGAATGCATGGATGCCTATAGAAAATCGAAACAAATTATGGAGACTTATGCTGATACCTTTCATGTATCTAAAAATAAATTTCTGATTGAAACATTTATTGATAGTCATGACGAAGTTTCAGTTGAAGTGTTGTGTGGTCATCATTTTTATGAGGTCATTACAGTTACCGAAAAATATTTATCTCCCAGACCATGGTTTACTGAAATGGGTCATTTAGTCCCAAGTCACAGATATAAAAATGAAGATATTAAAAACCTTGCAATCCGCACGTGTCAGACTTTAGGTATTACGCGAGGCGTTGCTCATGTGGAAATAAAAATCAAAGGCGACCAACTCTATGTCATAGAAGCTGCTGCTAGACCTGGTGGTGACGCTATAATGGACTTAGTTGAAAATGCTTATGATATGAACCCTTATCAACTCCATATTTCTATGTACATTAATAATAAAGTTAAATCAGCAGATATATTCACACCAAAACGTACGTCTGCTATCGCTTTTATGAAAGCTAAAAAAGGTAAGATACAAAATATTAACTATCCTGATATAGCCAATGATTCTGAAATAAAAAAAGTAAATTTATTAAAGGGTATTGGAGACAATGTAACCGATCCTGAAAATTGGAGCAGTCGTGAAGGACTTGTGTAG
- a CDS encoding YbgA family protein yields MELLWKAYKYEVMWHSQQSYNEIREMLKGQCEYRDVEEAIDHALSIQPSKGSVINTFSHIWGYFKKFCSASEKALFKKLKAQYLLDRIDTHTLIFFIYCMTRYYDVTYLKESTLIKNFSIANKSFK; encoded by the coding sequence ATGGAATTGTTATGGAAAGCATATAAATATGAGGTCATGTGGCATAGTCAACAAAGCTATAATGAGATTAGAGAAATGCTTAAAGGGCAATGTGAATATAGAGATGTTGAAGAAGCAATTGATCATGCACTGTCCATACAGCCTAGCAAAGGTTCGGTAATCAATACATTTAGCCATATATGGGGTTATTTTAAAAAGTTTTGTAGCGCCTCAGAGAAAGCATTATTTAAAAAGCTGAAGGCACAATACTTACTAGATCGAATCGATACACATACGCTCATTTTCTTTATCTATTGTATGACAAGATATTATGATGTTACGTATCTCAAGGAATCCACATTAATCAAAAATTTTTCAATCGCAAATAAATCATTTAAATAG
- a CDS encoding ABC transporter permease: MFLAWNEIKRNKLKFSLIIGVLIMISYLLFLLSGLASGLMNMNREGIDKWQADAIILNKDANQTVEQSMFDKKDVADTYKKQTTLKQSGVIVSNGDNEENALLFGVTDDSFLVPNMIDGKKFNADNEVVVDETLKEKGFKLGDTLSLSQSDEKLKIVGFSESAKYNASPVLFSNNKTIENINPSLTEDKTNAVVVKDKDWQSKDLNHNLEAIGIESFVKNLPGYTAQNLTLNFMISFLFIISATVIGIFLYVITLQKTNLFGVLKAQGFSNGYLAKVVLSQTFIIALIGTVIGLVLTIITGAFLPSAVPIKFSATTLLIYGVVLIAVSLIGSLFSILTIRKVDPLKAIG, from the coding sequence ATGTTTTTAGCATGGAATGAAATAAAGCGTAACAAATTGAAATTTAGTCTGATTATCGGTGTCTTAATTATGATTAGTTATTTGCTGTTCCTATTATCAGGTTTGGCAAGTGGTTTAATGAATATGAATAGAGAAGGTATTGATAAATGGCAAGCAGACGCTATCATTTTAAACAAAGATGCGAATCAAACGGTTGAACAATCAATGTTTGATAAAAAGGATGTTGCAGATACATATAAAAAACAAACAACGCTAAAGCAATCCGGTGTCATTGTATCTAATGGAGATAATGAAGAAAATGCATTGCTATTTGGCGTAACAGATGATTCTTTTCTCGTGCCGAATATGATTGATGGAAAGAAATTTAATGCTGATAATGAAGTCGTTGTTGATGAAACGTTAAAAGAAAAGGGATTCAAACTAGGTGATACATTATCGCTATCACAATCCGACGAAAAGTTAAAAATAGTTGGGTTTAGTGAAAGTGCTAAATATAATGCTTCTCCGGTACTTTTTTCAAATAACAAAACCATTGAAAATATTAATCCGTCATTAACTGAAGATAAGACGAATGCGGTTGTTGTAAAAGATAAAGATTGGCAGTCTAAAGATTTAAATCATAATTTAGAAGCGATTGGTATCGAAAGTTTCGTTAAAAACTTACCAGGTTATACAGCGCAAAACTTAACGTTAAACTTTATGATTTCATTTTTATTTATCATCTCTGCTACAGTTATTGGCATCTTTTTATATGTCATTACATTACAAAAAACGAATTTATTTGGTGTATTAAAAGCACAAGGCTTTTCAAATGGTTATTTAGCCAAAGTAGTGTTGTCGCAAACGTTTATCATTGCCTTGATTGGTACGGTCATTGGACTGGTATTGACCATAATTACAGGAGCGTTCTTGCCGAGTGCGGTACCGATTAAATTTAGCGCCACAACATTATTAATTTATGGGGTTGTCCTTATCGCTGTTTCATTAATAGGTAGTCTATTCTCCATATTAACGATAAGAAAAGTTGATCCACTGAAAGCGATAGGGTAA
- the budA gene encoding acetolactate decarboxylase: MTNVLYQHGTLGTLMAGLLQGTASINNLLEHGDIGIATLTGSDGEVIIVDGKAYHANEHKEFVELKGDELSPYATVSRFTPDKTYSTSNKSSAEVYDEVKEKMLSENLFSAVKISGTFKKMHVRMMPGQEPPYTRLINSANRQPEQIEENIKGSIVGFFTPELFHGIGSAGFHVHFANDDRNFGGHVLDFEVSDVTVEIQNFETFEQHFAVDDEAFTNTDIDYKDIAKEIRQAE, translated from the coding sequence ATGACTAACGTACTATATCAACACGGCACACTAGGTACATTGATGGCAGGCCTTTTACAAGGTACTGCTTCAATCAATAATTTATTAGAACATGGAGACATTGGTATTGCGACTTTAACAGGTTCAGATGGTGAAGTGATTATCGTTGATGGTAAAGCTTATCATGCCAATGAACATAAAGAATTTGTAGAATTGAAAGGTGACGAATTATCACCATATGCAACCGTATCAAGATTTACACCTGATAAAACGTATAGCACGAGCAATAAATCTTCAGCAGAAGTTTATGATGAAGTTAAAGAAAAAATGTTAAGTGAAAATTTATTCTCTGCTGTTAAAATTTCAGGAACATTTAAAAAAATGCATGTACGTATGATGCCAGGACAAGAACCACCATATACAAGATTGATTAACTCAGCGAATAGACAACCTGAACAAATTGAAGAAAATATCAAAGGTTCTATTGTAGGCTTCTTTACACCAGAATTATTCCATGGTATTGGTTCAGCAGGTTTCCATGTTCATTTCGCTAATGATGACCGTAATTTTGGCGGACACGTATTGGATTTTGAAGTTTCAGATGTTACGGTAGAAATTCAAAACTTTGAAACATTTGAACAACATTTTGCAGTCGATGATGAAGCATTTACAAATACGGATATTGACTACAAAGATATTGCAAAAGAAATAAGACAAGCAGAATAA
- the lqo gene encoding L-lactate dehydrogenase (quinone) — MATNKESKSVVIIGAGVLSTTFGTMIKELAPEWDIKLYERLDRPGDESSHERHNAGTGHAALCELNYTVRQPDGSINIEQAKEINEQFELSKQFWSHLVQNKTISNPEEFIRPLPHISFVRGKNNVQFLKDRYEAMKEFPMFDNIEYTEDIEEMRKWIPLMMQGHSAGDIMAASKIDEGSDVNFGELTRKMAKNLEKQPNVDVQYNHEVMDFNQRKDGKWEVKVRQRNSGSVKTQLADYVFIGAGGGAIPLLQKTGIPESKHLGGFPITGQFLICTNPDVIQAHDAKVYGKEPQGTPPMTVPHLDTRYIDGERTLLFGPFASIGPKFLKQGSNLDLFKSVKPYNITTLLASAVKNLPLIKYSIDQILMTKEGTMNHLRTFYPEARDEDWQLYNAGKRVQVIKDTPENGKGFIQFGTEVVNSEDHTVIALLGESPGASTSVSVALEVLEKNFPEYKSEWTPKIKKMIPSYGQSLIEDPDLMRRTRQQTSKSLNLNYYSK, encoded by the coding sequence ATGGCTACTAACAAAGAGTCAAAAAGCGTTGTAATAATCGGCGCTGGGGTATTAAGTACTACATTCGGTACAATGATTAAAGAATTAGCACCAGAATGGGATATTAAATTATACGAGCGTTTAGATCGTCCAGGTGATGAAAGTTCTCACGAGCGTCATAACGCTGGTACAGGACACGCTGCTTTATGTGAATTGAATTATACAGTTAGACAACCAGATGGTTCAATTAACATTGAGCAAGCGAAAGAAATCAATGAACAATTTGAATTATCAAAACAATTTTGGAGTCATTTAGTTCAAAACAAAACAATCAGTAACCCTGAAGAATTTATTCGTCCGTTACCACACATTAGTTTTGTAAGAGGTAAAAATAACGTTCAATTTTTAAAAGATCGTTATGAAGCTATGAAAGAATTCCCAATGTTCGACAATATCGAATATACAGAAGATATTGAAGAAATGAGAAAATGGATTCCATTAATGATGCAAGGTCATAGTGCAGGTGACATTATGGCAGCTAGTAAAATTGATGAAGGTTCTGACGTAAACTTTGGTGAACTTACTCGTAAAATGGCCAAAAACTTAGAAAAACAACCTAATGTAGATGTTCAATACAACCACGAAGTAATGGACTTTAACCAACGTAAAGACGGTAAATGGGAAGTTAAAGTACGTCAACGTAACAGTGGTAGTGTAAAAACACAACTAGCTGATTATGTATTTATTGGTGCAGGTGGTGGCGCAATTCCACTATTACAAAAAACAGGAATTCCTGAAAGTAAACACTTAGGTGGATTCCCAATCACTGGTCAATTCTTAATCTGTACAAATCCAGATGTTATACAAGCACATGATGCTAAAGTATACGGTAAAGAACCTCAAGGTACACCACCAATGACTGTACCTCACTTAGATACACGTTATATTGATGGTGAACGTACATTACTATTTGGACCATTCGCTAGTATTGGACCTAAATTCCTTAAACAAGGTTCTAATTTAGATTTATTTAAATCTGTTAAACCATATAACATCACAACTTTATTAGCATCAGCAGTTAAAAACTTACCATTAATTAAATATTCAATTGATCAAATCTTGATGACTAAAGAAGGTACTATGAACCATCTTCGTACATTCTACCCAGAAGCACGTGACGAAGACTGGCAATTATACAATGCTGGTAAACGTGTTCAAGTAATCAAAGATACACCTGAAAACGGTAAAGGCTTTATCCAATTCGGTACAGAAGTGGTTAATTCTGAAGATCATACTGTAATTGCATTATTAGGTGAATCTCCAGGGGCTTCTACTTCAGTATCAGTTGCATTAGAAGTATTAGAGAAAAACTTCCCTGAATATAAATCAGAATGGACACCAAAAATCAAAAAAATGATTCCATCTTATGGTCAATCATTAATTGAAGATCCTGATTTAATGAGACGTACACGTCAACAAACTTCTAAAAGCTTAAACCTAAACTATTATAGTAAATAG
- a CDS encoding ABC transporter ATP-binding protein produces MLEFKNVTKYFQDGNQKIEAVKPTSLKFNQTELIAIIGPSGSGKSTFLTMAGALQTPTSGEILINGKEVSQMSQKALANTRMQEIGFILQATNLVPFLTVKQQFKLLAKQKKDVLSQTEYKQLMSQLNLEAIENKLPSEISGGQKQRVAIAKALYTQPSIILADEPTASLDTQNAMEVMEILKAQTSEKNKTCIVVTHDERLTSYCDKVYHMEDGVLTHT; encoded by the coding sequence ATGCTAGAATTTAAAAATGTCACGAAATATTTCCAAGATGGAAACCAAAAAATAGAAGCTGTGAAACCTACCTCACTAAAATTTAATCAAACTGAACTCATTGCAATTATAGGACCTTCAGGATCTGGGAAAAGTACTTTCCTAACTATGGCGGGCGCACTTCAAACACCGACGTCTGGAGAGATTCTCATTAATGGTAAGGAAGTCTCCCAGATGTCTCAGAAAGCATTAGCAAACACGCGGATGCAGGAGATTGGCTTTATACTTCAAGCAACTAACTTGGTGCCTTTTTTAACGGTGAAACAGCAGTTTAAATTATTGGCTAAACAAAAGAAAGATGTATTAAGTCAAACTGAATATAAGCAGTTGATGTCACAACTCAATCTCGAAGCAATTGAAAATAAACTGCCGAGTGAAATTTCTGGTGGGCAAAAGCAGCGTGTAGCCATTGCTAAAGCGCTATATACACAACCTTCGATTATTTTAGCGGATGAACCAACGGCTTCGCTTGATACACAAAATGCGATGGAAGTCATGGAAATTTTAAAAGCACAAACATCAGAAAAAAATAAAACGTGTATTGTGGTTACACATGATGAACGACTTACATCCTATTGTGACAAGGTTTATCATATGGAAGATGGCGTGTTAACACATACTTAA
- a CDS encoding SE2200 family small protein codes for MKKLLVVSVIGAIGFCALKRYQKHVNKAPNIEY; via the coding sequence ATGAAAAAACTATTAGTAGTTTCAGTAATCGGCGCTATCGGTTTTTGCGCTTTAAAACGTTATCAAAAACACGTGAATAAAGCACCGAATATCGAATATTAA
- the alsS gene encoding acetolactate synthase AlsS: MADKNYTAANMVINTLKNNGVEYVFGIPGAKIDYLFNALEDDGPELIVTRHEQNAAMMAQGIGRLTGKPGVALVTSGPGVSNLTTGLLTATSEGDPVLALGGQVKRNDLLRLTHQSIDNAALLKSSTKYSEEVQDPESLSEVMTNAMRTATSGKNGASFISIPQDVISAPVESQAIALCQKPSLGVPSEQNVNEVIEAIKNAKFPVLLAGMRSSSSDETNAIRKLVEKTNLPVVETFQGAGVISRELESHFFGRVGLFRNQVGDELLRKSDLVVTIGYDPIEYEASNWNKELDTKIINIDEIQAEITNHMQPAKELVGNIAGTIELISDKVDEPFISQKHLDELETLRAHILESTGIKPTHEDGVLHPVEVIKSMQKVLSDDTTVTVDVGSHYIWMARKFRSYNPRHLLFSNGMQTLGVALPWAISAALVRPNTQVVSVAGDGGFLFSAQDLETAVRKNLNIIQLIWNDGKYNMVEFQEEMKYERSSGVDFGSVDFVKYAESFGAKGLRVTNQEELEAAIKEGYETEGPVLIDIPVNYKDNVKLSTNMLPDAFN; this comes from the coding sequence ATGGCTGACAAAAATTATACAGCAGCAAATATGGTAATAAATACTTTGAAAAATAATGGTGTGGAATATGTATTCGGTATCCCAGGTGCTAAAATCGATTATTTATTCAATGCACTTGAAGATGATGGCCCAGAACTTATTGTAACGCGTCATGAGCAAAACGCGGCAATGATGGCACAAGGTATTGGACGCTTAACAGGTAAACCAGGTGTTGCCTTAGTAACAAGTGGCCCAGGGGTAAGTAATTTAACGACTGGACTTTTAACAGCGACATCAGAAGGAGACCCTGTATTAGCATTAGGTGGCCAAGTTAAACGTAACGATTTATTACGTCTAACACACCAAAGTATTGATAATGCAGCATTATTAAAATCTTCAACAAAATATAGTGAAGAAGTTCAAGATCCAGAGTCATTATCAGAAGTTATGACAAATGCGATGAGAACTGCAACTTCAGGTAAAAATGGCGCAAGTTTCATAAGCATACCGCAAGATGTTATTTCTGCACCGGTTGAATCACAAGCGATTGCACTTTGCCAAAAACCTAGCTTAGGTGTGCCAAGTGAACAAAATGTTAATGAAGTAATTGAAGCGATTAAAAACGCGAAATTCCCTGTATTATTAGCAGGTATGAGAAGTTCAAGTTCAGACGAAACGAATGCAATCCGTAAATTAGTTGAAAAAACAAATTTACCAGTTGTAGAAACATTCCAAGGTGCGGGTGTGATTAGTCGTGAACTAGAATCCCATTTCTTTGGTCGTGTTGGTTTATTCCGTAACCAAGTCGGTGACGAATTATTAAGAAAAAGTGACCTCGTTGTTACGATTGGTTATGATCCAATTGAATATGAAGCGAGCAATTGGAATAAAGAATTAGATACTAAAATTATTAATATAGATGAAATTCAAGCGGAAATTACAAATCATATGCAACCAGCAAAAGAATTGGTTGGTAATATTGCTGGCACAATCGAACTTATTTCTGACAAAGTCGATGAACCTTTTATCAGTCAAAAACATTTAGACGAATTAGAAACTTTAAGAGCGCATATACTTGAATCAACTGGTATCAAACCAACACATGAAGATGGCGTGTTACACCCAGTTGAAGTCATTAAGTCAATGCAAAAAGTATTATCAGATGATACAACAGTAACTGTAGACGTAGGTAGTCACTATATTTGGATGGCACGTAAATTTAGAAGTTACAATCCAAGACACTTGCTATTCAGTAATGGTATGCAAACGTTAGGTGTTGCGTTACCATGGGCTATTTCAGCTGCTTTAGTACGTCCTAATACACAAGTTGTATCCGTTGCTGGTGATGGTGGTTTCTTATTCTCAGCACAAGACTTAGAAACTGCTGTACGTAAAAATCTTAATATCATTCAATTAATTTGGAATGACGGTAAATATAACATGGTTGAATTCCAAGAAGAAATGAAATATGAACGTAGTTCAGGCGTAGACTTTGGTTCAGTAGACTTCGTTAAATATGCTGAATCATTTGGCGCTAAAGGCTTACGTGTAACAAATCAAGAAGAATTAGAAGCGGCAATTAAAGAGGGATACGAAACTGAAGGACCAGTATTAATTGATATCCCAGTGAATTACAAAGATAATGTCAAACTTTCAACAAATATGTTACCTGACGCTTTTAACTAA
- a CDS encoding LysR family transcriptional regulator, with protein sequence MNRNYKYIETIINEGTITKAANKLYVSQPYLSSFIKNIETEWNIIIFNRKKHSITFTPEGQLYYKYLQEQERLYHDVTRKITNISNLNSGFLNIGVTPTLAFHILHKILPKFMNLFPNIKINLIEGNSQDIEKQVLEGKVDLCLNTLPLWNKNIQYTQIYTEPIYLVVPPQHHLYKRIQQNELNSNEIMSLISHDHFIILKDRYGLKQIINKVLETYNIYPNIILETSNVDNADRLAISTGVLTFIPSSSTEHNSDAIYVELNQSFTNTVVIGYNKLENLTKASDQFIDLTLKQFN encoded by the coding sequence ATTAACCGTAACTATAAATATATTGAAACGATCATCAATGAAGGAACAATAACCAAGGCAGCCAATAAACTCTATGTTTCCCAGCCCTATCTCAGTAGTTTTATCAAAAATATTGAAACTGAGTGGAACATCATTATTTTTAATCGTAAAAAACATTCCATTACCTTTACGCCCGAAGGTCAACTTTATTATAAATATCTACAAGAACAAGAGCGACTTTATCACGATGTAACGCGAAAAATCACTAATATTTCAAACTTGAATTCCGGTTTTTTAAACATAGGTGTTACACCTACATTAGCGTTCCATATACTACATAAAATTCTGCCTAAATTTATGAATCTTTTTCCTAATATTAAAATTAACTTAATCGAAGGTAATTCCCAAGACATTGAAAAACAAGTACTAGAGGGTAAAGTCGATTTATGTCTAAATACACTACCATTATGGAATAAAAATATTCAATACACTCAAATCTATACGGAACCGATATATTTAGTTGTGCCACCTCAGCACCATTTATATAAAAGAATCCAACAAAATGAATTAAATTCCAATGAAATCATGTCACTCATATCTCACGATCACTTTATCATTCTAAAAGATAGATACGGACTTAAACAGATCATCAATAAAGTTCTAGAAACATACAACATTTACCCTAATATTATTTTAGAAACTTCAAACGTAGACAATGCCGATCGCCTTGCAATTTCTACAGGCGTCCTCACATTTATACCAAGTAGTTCTACTGAACATAATAGTGACGCCATTTACGTTGAATTAAATCAATCATTTACAAACACAGTAGTGATTGGTTATAACAAATTAGAAAATTTAACAAAAGCAAGTGATCAATTCATTGACTTAACACTTAAACAATTTAACTAA
- a CDS encoding L-lactate permease, whose translation MLVESFNPFNNLLLSSIVAAIPIILFLLCLTVFKMKGVYAAITTLIVTIIVAMAFFKLPGSIAGGATLEGFYQGIIPIGFIVIMAVWLYKIATKSGQFAIVQDSIASVSRDQRVQLLLIGFVFNGFLEGAAGFGVPIAICAVLLTQLGFKPLQAAMYCLVSNAAAGAYGAVGIPIAIVDTLNLPGGVTTSQVALIGNLTLGFISFVVPFLLMYIMDGFKGVKETFPATLVVAVTFTVLQVLIAAFAGPELADIIPGLVAMIALALFSKKWQPKNIFRINKDEKADAVPKHSIGHITYAWSPFIILTIVVMIWSLPAFKGLFEKGGALSALVVNFNVPGTMNAVTNKPNELTFNFFAQTGTAILITAIITIIIAKNMSFKTAGHLLGLTVKELWISVLTICFILAVSKITTYGGLSNAMGQGISKTGAAFPLLSPLLGWIGVFMTGSVVNNNSLFAPIQASVAEQIGTKGSLLVAANVAGGVTAKIVSPQSIAIATAAVNKVGKESELMKMAMRFSIGLLILVCIWTFICSLFIS comes from the coding sequence ATGTTAGTTGAAAGTTTTAACCCTTTTAATAATCTGCTACTTTCAAGTATTGTAGCCGCAATACCAATTATATTATTTTTATTATGTTTGACTGTATTTAAAATGAAAGGTGTTTATGCAGCAATTACAACGTTAATCGTTACAATTATTGTTGCTATGGCTTTCTTTAAATTACCAGGAAGTATTGCAGGCGGCGCTACTTTAGAGGGCTTTTATCAAGGGATTATCCCAATAGGCTTTATTGTAATCATGGCAGTTTGGTTATATAAAATTGCTACAAAAAGCGGCCAATTTGCTATTGTTCAAGATAGTATCGCGAGTGTCTCACGAGACCAACGTGTTCAATTATTATTGATTGGCTTTGTATTTAATGGATTTTTAGAAGGTGCTGCAGGCTTTGGCGTACCTATTGCCATTTGTGCGGTACTATTAACACAATTAGGTTTTAAACCTTTGCAAGCTGCGATGTATTGTTTAGTAAGTAATGCAGCAGCAGGTGCTTATGGTGCGGTAGGTATACCGATTGCTATCGTGGATACTTTGAATTTGCCAGGTGGTGTAACAACATCTCAAGTAGCGTTAATTGGTAATTTAACGTTAGGCTTTATTAGTTTCGTTGTGCCATTTTTATTAATGTATATTATGGATGGCTTTAAAGGTGTGAAAGAAACTTTCCCAGCCACTTTAGTTGTGGCAGTTACTTTCACAGTTTTACAAGTGCTTATTGCAGCTTTTGCTGGACCAGAGTTGGCTGATATTATCCCTGGCCTTGTAGCAATGATTGCATTAGCATTGTTCTCAAAAAAATGGCAACCTAAAAATATTTTCAGAATTAATAAAGATGAAAAAGCAGATGCCGTGCCTAAACATTCTATTGGACACATCACTTATGCATGGAGCCCGTTTATCATTTTAACGATTGTTGTGATGATCTGGAGCTTACCAGCATTTAAAGGTTTATTTGAAAAAGGTGGTGCCCTAAGTGCACTTGTTGTGAACTTTAATGTGCCGGGTACGATGAATGCTGTGACTAATAAACCGAATGAACTGACATTCAATTTCTTTGCTCAAACAGGTACAGCGATTTTAATTACAGCGATCATTACAATTATTATTGCGAAAAATATGAGCTTTAAAACGGCTGGTCATTTACTGGGTCTCACAGTTAAAGAATTATGGATTTCAGTGTTAACCATTTGTTTCATTTTAGCAGTATCTAAAATTACAACATATGGTGGATTAAGTAATGCTATGGGACAAGGCATATCTAAAACAGGCGCTGCCTTCCCATTATTGTCACCACTACTTGGTTGGATTGGTGTATTTATGACGGGATCCGTCGTAAACAATAATTCATTGTTTGCGCCAATTCAAGCCTCTGTTGCTGAACAAATTGGTACAAAAGGTTCATTACTTGTTGCAGCTAATGTCGCTGGTGGTGTAACTGCTAAGATTGTATCACCACAATCTATAGCTATCGCTACAGCAGCAGTTAATAAAGTAGGTAAAGAATCAGAACTGATGAAAATGGCAATGCGTTTCAGTATCGGATTGTTAATTCTCGTTTGTATTTGGACATTTATTTGTAGTTTATTTATTTCATAA